A window of Juglans regia cultivar Chandler chromosome 7, Walnut 2.0, whole genome shotgun sequence contains these coding sequences:
- the LOC108987350 gene encoding pirin-like protein, producing MFQNLLNLFCFVLAPLYFLYVCVQHLSPKAATVLNRKPSTPKAEYIRNIMAESGQAPSFDKRRLVVNKVLARAQQESAGGIFRRCIGRSELKFLDPFLMFVDFSLTPPSGFPDHPHRGFETVTYMLQGGLIHQDFAGNKGTIRTGDVQWMTAGRGIIHSEMPAGEGPSKGFQLWINLASKDKMTEPSYQELLTEEIKRAEEDGVEVRVIAGESMGVRSSVYTRTPTMYLDFTLNPGAQVHQKIPESWNSFAYIIEGEGVFGSSNSSPVAPHNLLVLGPGDGVSVWNRSSKKLRFVLIGGQPLNEPVAQYGPFVMNTQAEISRAIEDYQYFKNGFELARSWRSK from the exons ATGTTTCAAAACCTGTTAAACTTGTTTTGTTTCGTGCTtgcacctctctattttctgtATGTTTGTGTACAGCATCTGAGTCCAAAAGCTGCCACTGTGCTCAATCGAAAGCCGTCAACGCCGAAAGCTGAGTACATCCGGAATATCATGGCTGAATCAGGTCAAGCTCCTTCTTTCGACAAACGCAGATTGGTGGTCAACAAGGTTTTGGCCAGAGCTCAACAAGAGAGTGCTGGTGGTATTTTTAGGAGATGCATTGGAAG AAGCGAATTGAAGTTTTTGGACCCTTTTCTGATGTTCGTTGATTTTTCGC TGACTCCTCCATCTGGATTTCCTGATCATCCGCACAGAG GTTTTGAGACTGTCACATACATGTTGCAG GGAGGCCTTATTCATCAAGACTTCGCAGGAAATAAGGGAACAATTCGAACCGGCGATGTTCAG TGGATGACGGCTGGTAGAGGAATTATTCACTCTGAAATGCCTGCAGGAGAAGGACCTTCAAAGGGCTTCCAGCTTTGGATCAATTTAGCATCCAAAGACAAAAT GACTGAACCAAGTTATCAAGAACTTTTAACCGAGGAGATAAAAAGGGCAGAGGAAGATGGGGTCGAGGTCCGAGTTATAGCAGGAGAATCAATGGGAGTCCGATCTTCGGTTTACACCCGAACTCCGACAATGTATCTGGATTTCACATTAAACCCCGGAGCTCAAGTGCATCAGAAAATCCCAGAATCATGGAATTCCTTTGCGTACATAATTGAAGGGGAAGGGGTCTTTGGCTCCTCAAACTCATCACCTGTGGCACCTCACAATCTCCTGGTTCTGGGTCCTGGAGATGGTGTAAGTGTGTGGAACAGGTCTTCAAAGAAACTGAGGTTTGTGCTGATTGGAGGGCAGCCGCTTAATGAACCTGTGGCCCAGTACGGTCCTTTTGTGATGAACACACAAGCTGAAATCAGTAGGGCTATTGAAGACTACCAATATTTCAAAAATGGGTTTGAACTGGCCAGGAGCTGGAGATCTAAATAA